The DNA sequence GCGGTGTTGGCGCAGCAGGTGGAGTTGGCGACCGAGCCGTCGTCGAGCAGCCGGTGGTAGTAGCCGGGCACCACCTGGTCGAGGACCGACTTCGGGTCGGCGCCGGCGGCCGAGGTGTGGTTGTAGACGACGTCCATGACCACCCGCAGGCCGGCGTTGTTGACCCCGGCGACCATCTGCCGGAACTCCCGGGTCCGGGCGGCGCCGGCCGGGTCGACGGCGTACCCGCCCTCCGGGGTGGTGTAGTGCAGCGGGTCGTACCCCCAGTTGTAGCCGTCGGTGTCGGCGACGGCGGCGATGCACGCCTGCTGCTGTTCGGAGTCCGGCGGCAGGGCGGCCAGGTCGCAGTCGGGCTGCGCCTGGTCGGCGCGGCGTTCGGGGATGGTGGCGAAGTCGAACGCCGGCAGCAGGTGCAGGTGGGTGACGCCGGCGTCGGCGATGCCGCGCAGGTGCTTCATGCCGGCGGTGTTCGGGTCGGTGAAGGCGAGGTAGGTGCCGCGCCGGTCGGCGGGCACGGTGTCGTCGGCGATGGAGAAGTCGCGGACGGACAGTTCGGTGATCTGGGTACGGCTCGACGACACCGCGGCCGGCTTGCGCAGCTTGTCCCAGCCGGTCGGGGCGAGGCCGGGGTCGGTCAGGTCGACGATCTGGGTGTGCGTGGAGTCGGCGGCCAGGGCCACCGAGTACGGGTCGGTGACCGAGGCGGTGACGATCCGCTGCACGGCCGGCTGCCACGCCTCGATCCGGTAGCGGTAGTAGCGGCCGGTCCAGTTCTTCTCGCCGGTCACCGACCAGACCCCGGTGCGGTCGTCGCGGCGCATGCCGACCTGGCGCGGGGTGCCGGTCGGGGTGTCGAAGAGTTCGAGGCCCACGGTGCGGGCGGTCGGTGCCCAGACGGCGAGGGTGGGCCGGCCGCCACGGAAGGTGGCGCCGAGGTCGGCGTCGGTGGCCTTGGCGTAGAGGTCGTCGAGGACGCCGGGGATCTGCACCCCGGTGGCGGAGATCAGGTTGCCCTCGTGGTCGCGTTCGGTGACCACGAGCTGGCCGCGCAGCGCGGCGGCGAGCTTGCCGTGGTCGCGCTTGTCGACCGCGAGTGCCTCGTACGCCCACAGGTGCGGGAACTTCGCGCGCTGCGCCTCGGTGAGTCCGTTGGGGGTCGCCCGCAACGGGATCGTGGTGTGCTCGCCGACGAGTTCGTCGTCGACGATGGACAGTCCGCCGGCCGGTGCGGTGACCAGGTCGTAGCGGCGGCCGTCGGTGGGGCCGACCTGCCAGGCGACGGTGGACCGGTCGATCCAGTGCGCCCGCTGGCTGCTGATGTCGAGGTCGCGGGTGGTGCCGGCGGAGACCGGCAGCAGCCGGCCCGGGGTGGCGGCCAGCAGCCACGCCTCCCGCCCGGCGGTGGCGAAGTCGAGCCGCTGGTCCTCGGGCAGGTCCTTGGTGTCGCCCTTGTGGATGATGTAGCTCAGCCCGGTCGCGCCGGCGGACAGCGGCACCCGGAAGGTGGCCCCGAAGGCGTCGGTCTGCGCGGGTGGCAGCGGCGCCGACCAGTCGGTGGGGTTGGCGGCACCGTCCCAGACGTGCAGCCCCCAGCCGTCGTAGTCGCCGGCCGGTCGCCGGTAGTGCAGGACCGCGGTGTTCTCGTCGACGGGCGGATCCGGTTGCCCGGTGGCCGCCTGGCGGGTGGGATAGATGGTCGGGTCTCCCTGTTTGATCCAGATCTCGCCGGTCTGACTGACGTCGATGGTCCGGTCGGCGTCGACGTCCTTGACTCCGTTGCCGTCGACCACGAGGAAGCCGACCTGCTCGGCACCGGGCTTCAGTTTGACCCAGGCGAAGCGGCCGTACGAATCCTCCCCGACGAACGGCTGCCCGGCCGGCCACTGCGTGACGTACGCCGGGTCGATGTCGCCCCACGCGTAGAGGTTCCAGTCGTCGTAGCCGCCTTCCGGACGCTGGTAGTGCACGACCGCCCAGTCCCGGGACTCCGCGACCGGCGGGGTGCCGACGGTGACGACGCGCTTGGCGCTGGCGGTCCGGCCCCGGCTGTCGCGGACCGCCGCCTTGTACTCGACCCGGGTGCCGGCGGCGAGGCCGTCGAGGTCGTGGTGGACGGTGTACGGCGCCCGGTCGGCGGTGCCGACCAGGGTCCACTTCCCGTCACCGACCTTGGCCGCGACGGTGACGGTGGACAGCGGGTCGCCGGTGACGTCGGCGACGACGGCGGCGCGGGTGGCCACGGCGGCGTCGGCTGCCGGCGCGCTGATCGTCACGGCCGGCTTGGCGCCGGGCTGCGGGACGGCCCGGTCGGCGCGCAGGGCGACGGCGGACAGCGGCGGCACGGTGATGGTGAGTTTGCCGTCGGCGCCGGCCCGGGTGGTGGCGTTCGTGCCGTGGACGCCGCGGAAGTTCGCCCCGGCCGACCAGGTGTCGACGGTGACGGTCTGCGCGGTGCCGGCGTTGTTGACCGCGGCGACGTACTCGATCCGCTGCGCCGGGTCGACGCGGGAGAAGGCGAAGACGCCGGGCCCGTCGGCGGCGTACCGGGTGACCTGGATTCCGTCCCGCAGCGCCGGGTGGTCGCGGCGCAGCTTGCCGAGGTCGGCGATGGTCCGGTAGAGCGGGTGGCGGGTGTCGTAGTTGTCGGTGGCGTGGGTGGCGTCGGTGCCGATCAGGTCGTCGTCGAGGTAGTCCGGGGTACGGCTGGCGAACTGGGTCTGCCGGGCGTCCTTGTCGCCGCCGGGGCCGGTGAAGCCCTGCTCGTCGCCGGCGTAGACGACCGGCTGGCCGCGGGTGAGGAACATCAGCTCGTGGGCGAGCTGGTCGCGGCGCAGATGGGTGGCCGGGTCGGTGGAGCCGCCGACGATGGCCGAGCCGATCCGGCCGACGTCGTGGTTGCCGAGGAAGGTCGGCAGCCGGCCGGCGCCGGTGTCGCGGGCGGCGTAGAGGTCGTCGCGGGCGTACAGGTCGGCCAGCGTACGCGCCGACGCGTCGGCGGCGACGTAGCCGCGGGTGGTCTCCTGGAAGGCGAAGTCGAGGGTGGCGGGCAGTTCGCCCTGCCGGACGTAGGTGGAGGTGACCTCGGGGTCGCCGCTGTAGACCTCGCCGAACATGAAGAAGTCGGGCTTGCCGGCGCGCGTGGCGGCCTGCTCGATGCCCCGGCTGAACTGCGGCCAGAAGTCGAGGTTGGTGTGCTTGACGGTGTCGAGCCGGTAGCCGTCGACGCCGGTCTCGGCGATCCAGTCGGCGAAGATCTTCGTCATGCCGCGGACCACCTCGGGGCGCTCGGTCCACAGGTCGTCGAGGCCGTAGAAGTCGCCGTACTCGCTGTTCTCGCCGGCGAAGGTGGTGTCGCCGCGGTTGTGGTACATGGTCGGGTCGTTCAGCCACGCCGGCACCTTGACCCGCGCGTCGGCCGGGGTGGCGAAGGTCGGCGTGTACGGGAACGAGTCGGTGTTCACCGCCGGGAAGTCGCGGCTGCCGTCGGCGTAGTTGCGGTCGTCGAACGGCCGGCCCTGCGCGTCCCGGTACGGCGCGGTGGCCTTGTCGACGTACGTGTAACTGTCCTCTTCGTACCTGATGACGTCCGCGGTGTGGTTGACGATCACGTCGAGGTAGATCCTGATGCCGCGCTGGTGCGCCAGCTTCACCAGCTTCTTCAGGTCGGCGGTCGTGCCGAAGTGCGGGTCGACCTGGGTGAAGTCGGTGATCCAGTAGCCGTGGTATCCGGCCGACACGTCGGCGCCGGTGCCCTGCACGGGCCGGTTCTTGAAGACCGGGGCGAGCCAGATGGCGGTGGTGCCCAGGCCCTGGATGTAGTCGAGCCGGTCCATCACGCCCTTGAGGTCGCCGCCGTGGTAGAAGCCCTTGTCGGTCGGGTCGTAGCCGGTGCTGAGCCGGTCGCCGGACAGGCCGCCGCGGTCGTTGCGCGGGTCGCCGTTGCTGAACCGGTCGGGCAGTACGAAGTAGAACTGCTCGGCGCGGCTGGCGCCGGGGCGGGCCTTGGCCAGCGCGTCCGCCGACGGTTCGCTGTTCCACTGCTGGGCGCCGGCGGGTGCGGCGGCGTGCGCGGGGCGGGCCCCGGTCGGGTACACCGCGACCGGCGTGCCGACGAGGGCGAGCGCGAGAAGGGCGACGAGGGCGAGCGGGGCTGGGCGCGTGCGTGGCGGGGGTTTCATCGACGGCCTTCCTAGGGTCGCGGATTCGCACGCACGCTAGCCTTTGCGGAAACCTTCTGCAAGACCTTGCAGGGCCACGCGTTCGCCATGCATCATCTTGCGCAAGTAACACCCCCGAAACACGCCCGCGATCTTGCAGTTATCTCCCCCCTTTGTCCTTTATGGGGGGCGACAAGTGCAAGATCGCGGGAAAGCGCCGGGGCCGGTCAGCCGGCGCGGATCACGGTGCAGATGACCGGACCACCGGCGGCGGTCCGCAGCAGGTACTGATAGGACTCGCCGGGCACCGCGCGACCGGCGCTGTCGAGGTACTCCCACTCGACCGCGACCAAGGTCAGCGCACCGGACAGCCGCCGCACGTCGCGGATCTGGGCGTGCGCGGCCACCAGCTGCCGTTCCCGGTAGTCCGGCGCGGCGCCGACGAACGACAGCGCGACCGCGGCCGGCGAGGCGAAGGAGAAGCTGTAGGAGTCGGCCACGACCAGCCCCGGCAGCGCGTAGCACGCGGCGATCCCGGGTACGTCGGCGGCCGTCAACGCGGCGCCATACCGGTCGAAGAAGTCGGTCAGCGTGTCCAGATCGATCGAGGCGCTCACGACGATGAGGATTTCCTGCGGGGCAGGTCGGCAAACCCCCCGGTCGACTCGCGCCGCCCCGGCCCGGCCGTCCGCCGGTCGACCGCCGTGGTGACCCGCCAGAAGACCAGGTTCACCCCGACCAGCACCAGGAGCAGCCCGACCTTGCCGGCCAGCGGCCGGTCGACGGAGAACGCGGCGGTGCCCAGCGCCAGCGCGAGCATCCCGACGAGCAGCCAGGGCGGGCGCCTGCGCGGGGAACCCTCGCCGACCATGGCCGCCATCCTGCCCGGTCGTGGCCTGACCGACCACCGCGTCACAGGTCCGTCTCAGCGATCATGGTCCGCCCCGGCGCACTCGGTCCGTCCCGGCGGTCACGGCAGCGGGGCGAGGAACTCCAGCCGGTTGCCGTGCACGTCGTGGGTGTGAAAGCGGCGCATGCCCGGCAGCTCGCCGTCGCCCCAGGTCACCGCATGCCCGGCCGCCTCCAGCCGGGCCGCGAGGTCGTCGAGGTCGGGCCAGAGCAGGCCGGGGTGCGCCTTGCGGGCCGGCCGGAAGTCGTCCTCGACGCCGAGGTGCAGCTCGATGCCGTACCCGGTGAACCAGCAACCGCCGCGGGCCGCGAGGGCCGGCGGTTTGGGCTTCTCGACCATGCCGAGCACGCCGACGTAGAAGGCGCGCGACAGGTCCTCGCTGCGACGCGGGCAGGCGAGCTGCACGTGGTGGATCATGGGCGGACCTCCTCGTCCCAGAGCCTGGCACGAGGTTGCGCCTTTAACAAGACGGACGTACGGTTTTGTTGAACCCGGAGCAGAACAAGAGGTAAGTGTTACCTAACCGGCCAGGTGCGGTAACGAGTAGGAAAGACTGCTGCTCAGGTACTAGACGGTCGCTGGTGTAAGGGAGTACGGACGTGGCGAGCCTCGACACCTTCGGTGCGAAGAG is a window from the Polymorphospora rubra genome containing:
- a CDS encoding glyoxalase; protein product: MIHHVQLACPRRSEDLSRAFYVGVLGMVEKPKPPALAARGGCWFTGYGIELHLGVEDDFRPARKAHPGLLWPDLDDLAARLEAAGHAVTWGDGELPGMRRFHTHDVHGNRLEFLAPLP
- the pulA gene encoding pullulanase-type alpha-1,6-glucosidase, with the protein product MKPPPRTRPAPLALVALLALALVGTPVAVYPTGARPAHAAAPAGAQQWNSEPSADALAKARPGASRAEQFYFVLPDRFSNGDPRNDRGGLSGDRLSTGYDPTDKGFYHGGDLKGVMDRLDYIQGLGTTAIWLAPVFKNRPVQGTGADVSAGYHGYWITDFTQVDPHFGTTADLKKLVKLAHQRGIRIYLDVIVNHTADVIRYEEDSYTYVDKATAPYRDAQGRPFDDRNYADGSRDFPAVNTDSFPYTPTFATPADARVKVPAWLNDPTMYHNRGDTTFAGENSEYGDFYGLDDLWTERPEVVRGMTKIFADWIAETGVDGYRLDTVKHTNLDFWPQFSRGIEQAATRAGKPDFFMFGEVYSGDPEVTSTYVRQGELPATLDFAFQETTRGYVAADASARTLADLYARDDLYAARDTGAGRLPTFLGNHDVGRIGSAIVGGSTDPATHLRRDQLAHELMFLTRGQPVVYAGDEQGFTGPGGDKDARQTQFASRTPDYLDDDLIGTDATHATDNYDTRHPLYRTIADLGKLRRDHPALRDGIQVTRYAADGPGVFAFSRVDPAQRIEYVAAVNNAGTAQTVTVDTWSAGANFRGVHGTNATTRAGADGKLTITVPPLSAVALRADRAVPQPGAKPAVTISAPAADAAVATRAAVVADVTGDPLSTVTVAAKVGDGKWTLVGTADRAPYTVHHDLDGLAAGTRVEYKAAVRDSRGRTASAKRVVTVGTPPVAESRDWAVVHYQRPEGGYDDWNLYAWGDIDPAYVTQWPAGQPFVGEDSYGRFAWVKLKPGAEQVGFLVVDGNGVKDVDADRTIDVSQTGEIWIKQGDPTIYPTRQAATGQPDPPVDENTAVLHYRRPAGDYDGWGLHVWDGAANPTDWSAPLPPAQTDAFGATFRVPLSAGATGLSYIIHKGDTKDLPEDQRLDFATAGREAWLLAATPGRLLPVSAGTTRDLDISSQRAHWIDRSTVAWQVGPTDGRRYDLVTAPAGGLSIVDDELVGEHTTIPLRATPNGLTEAQRAKFPHLWAYEALAVDKRDHGKLAAALRGQLVVTERDHEGNLISATGVQIPGVLDDLYAKATDADLGATFRGGRPTLAVWAPTARTVGLELFDTPTGTPRQVGMRRDDRTGVWSVTGEKNWTGRYYRYRIEAWQPAVQRIVTASVTDPYSVALAADSTHTQIVDLTDPGLAPTGWDKLRKPAAVSSSRTQITELSVRDFSIADDTVPADRRGTYLAFTDPNTAGMKHLRGIADAGVTHLHLLPAFDFATIPERRADQAQPDCDLAALPPDSEQQQACIAAVADTDGYNWGYDPLHYTTPEGGYAVDPAGAARTREFRQMVAGVNNAGLRVVMDVVYNHTSAAGADPKSVLDQVVPGYYHRLLDDGSVANSTCCANTAPEHAMMDKLIVESVVTWARAYKVDGFRFDLMGHHPKANMLAVRKALDGLTVRKDGVDGKAILLYGEGWDFGEVTGNARFVQATQFNMAGTGIGTFNDRLRDAVRGGGPFDENPRVQGFASGLFTDPNGDPVNGDEAAQRARLLHQHDQIKVGLTGNLADYRFTSTAGTPVTGRQVDYNGSPAGYTAAPGEAVTYVDAHDNEILYDALVYKLPTGTSMTDRARMQVLAMSTVVMGQGTGFVTTGTERLRSKSLDRNSYNSGDWFNQIRWDCADGNGFGIGLPPAGDNQEKWSYARPLLANPALVPDCAAVGLTDARYRELLRIRESSPVFGLPTAAEVQKRVTFPLSGTAETPGVITMRLDGRGLDRQWKSVTVVFNAGPQAATQKVDGLRGANVALHPVLADSADPVLRTATFDRGTGTFTVPARSVAVYVER